A genome region from Triticum aestivum cultivar Chinese Spring chromosome 2B, IWGSC CS RefSeq v2.1, whole genome shotgun sequence includes the following:
- the LOC123039927 gene encoding uncharacterized protein: MDCLSSMTKSDLERMLFDETAEPKALPLSLLAEITNGFSDKQEIGEGGFAVVYQGMLNGGKVAVKRLSKTHLYEKEFQREVECLMVAKHKNVVRFLGYCADTQGSAERYNGKFVMADVQRRLLCFEYLPNGSLDKYITDTSRKLPWRNCYKIIQGICQGLHYLHVKKIVHLDLKPANILLDDNLVPKIADFGLSRCFEDIQSRVFTQNIGGTLGYLAPEFGNGVITYKFDVYSLGAIIIEILTGEKGYHTVDTVVQIWSEKLEKSHSDIQLQQVRVCTEIGIECIDSNPAKRPDTQNIIDRLNETGSMVGYMETSMITSQLVEISLDELHQDRPKTPEETSSEDSSFYRSSKLLLHQTQPGAWNLDSDLEAGKTLASQNWTDNIVCIQKVRPVVHNSYTPQRVPIGPYHRSCSSTRIEKEKLRYVGFMQTVSETRGTGGLSGLGEGLELRARDWYVDGVADMTPEELARMLLHDGCYLLGRLGNYPGHSLPQACNFDNTEFRDVLYLIDNQLPFFVLEEIHERVMSSDCSLSDSLVEYVRRLLAAQLYISPGQKRLMKQPCHLLHLVHTYFHPNQVGCGWSDGFQALTGRWRRATEYRLDANVKFMPREFSADVTSILDVRLEGCTLLIPRLHVNNDTWTLLQNLMTLEEQMPKRPVTAYCIFMSQLACTPEDVRLLVDAKIVQHFLASDQIAARGFVGLLREVVMDVDNIDRNYLSPIWHQLEMRAEPYEPGFLARFRFFCRKGRKDRFI, from the exons ATGGATTGCCTATCAAGTATGACAAAAAGTGACCTGGAGCGCATGCTATTTGATGAAACCGCAGAGCCGAAGGCCCTGCCATTATCACTTTTGGCAGAAATCACAAATGGTTTCTCTGATAAGCAGGAAATTGGCGAAGGTGGTTTTGCAGTTGTCTACCAG GGAATGCTCAATGGTGGGAAGGTAGCTGTGAAGAGGCTGTCCAAGACGCATTTGTATGAGAAGGAGTTCCAGCGAGAAGTTGAATGTCTCATGGTGGCGAAGCACAAAAATGTAGTACGGTTCCTGGGGTATTGTGCTGACACACAAGGGAGTGCGGAAAGGTACAACGGAAAATTCGTCATGGCGGATGTACAACGAAGGTTGCTCTGCTTTGAGTATCTTCCCAATGGGAGTCTTGATAAGTATATCACTG ATACATCTCGCAAACTTCCGTGGAGAAACTGCTATAAAATTATTCAAGGAATTTGTCAGGGGCTGCATTATCTTCATGTGAAAAAAATTGTCCACTTAGATCTAAAGCCAGCAAATATATTGTTGGATGACAATTTGGTGCCGAAAATTGCTGATTTCGGCCTCTCAAGGTGTTTTGAAGATATACAAAGCCGGGTTTTTACTCAGAATATAGGTGGAACATT GGGATATTTGGCACCAGAATTTGGTAATGGTGTAATCACATACAAGTTTGATGTCTATAGTCTTGGTGCAATAATCATAGAGATACTCACTGGAGAGAAGGGGTATCACACTGTCGACACT GTAGTTCAAATTTGGAGCGAGAAGTTGGAGAAATCACACAGCGACATACAGCTGCAACAAGTACGAGTATGTACTGAGATAGGAATAGAGTGCATTGACTCCAACCCTGCGAAGAGACCGGATACACAGAATATAATCGATAGACTCAATGAAACAGGCAGTATGGTCGGGTATATGGAAACAAGCATGATTACTTCACAACTG GTAGAAATTTCTCTGGATGAACTGCATCAAGATAGGCCTAAGACGCCAGAAGAGACAAGCTCCGAG GATTCATCATTTTACCGGTCATCAAAGTTACTGCTGCATCAAACGCAACCAG GAGCCTGGAATCTTGACTCCGACTTGGAGGCAGGGAAAACGCTGGCAAGTCAAAATTGGACGGACAACATTGTTTGCATCCAGAAGGTCCGTCCGGTGGTGCACAACAGCTACACGCCGCAACGCGTGCCGATCGGTCCTTACCATCGCAGTTGTTCGTCTACACGGATTGAAAAAGAGAAGCTGCGATATGTGGGCTTCATGCAGACCGTTTCCGAGACTCGAGGGACAGGTGGCCTTAGTGGTCTTGGGGAGGGACTGGAGCTGCGAGCGAGGGATTGGTACGTGGACGGGGTCGCCGACATGACGCCGGAAGAGTTGGCGAGGATGCTGCTGCATGATGGGTGTTACCTGCTCGGTCGGCTGGGGAACTATCCGGGCCACAGTCTACCTCAAGCCTGCAACTTTGACAACACCGAGTTTCGGGACGTCCTTTATCTGATTGATAACCAGCTACCTTTCTTTGTTCTCGAGGAAATCCACGAGCGCGTCATGTCCAGTGACTGTTCTCTCAGCGACTCCTTGGTAGAGTATGTCCGGCGTCTGCTGGCGGCACAGCTCTACATCAGCCCAGGGCAGAAGAGACTGATGAAGCAGCCGTGCCACCTGCTGCACCTGGTGCACACATACTTCCATCCAAACCAAGTAGGTTGCGGATGGTCTGATGGTTTCCAGGCGCTCACTGGTCGGTGGCGCCGGGCGACCGAGTACCGTTTGGACGCCAACGTGAAGTTCATGCCTCGGGAGTTCTCGGCGGACGTGACTTCTATCCTGGACGTGCGCCTTGAAGGTTGCACGCTGTTGATCCCTCGGCTGCACGTCAACAACGACACGTGGACGCTCCTACAAAACCTGATGACGCTGGAGGAGCAAATGCCCAAGAGGCCCGTCACGGCGTACTGCATCTTCATGTCGCAGCTGGCGTGTACGCCGGAGGACGTACGGCTCCTGGTTGATGCAAAGATCGTGCAGCACTTTCTGGCCAGCGACCAGATTGCCGCCCGAGGGTTTGTCGGCCTCCTCCGAGAGGTCGTCATGGACGTCGACAACATCGACAGGAACTATCTCAGCCCCATCTGGCACCAACTGGAGATGCGTGCGGAGCCTTATGAGCCAGGTTTTCTTGCTCGATTTCGATTTTTTTGCAGAAAGGGCCGGAAGGACCGGTTTATCTAA